A single region of the Elizabethkingia sp. JS20170427COW genome encodes:
- a CDS encoding thymidine kinase codes for MFLENTINHAKQSGWMEVICGSMFSGKTEELIRRLRRAEMAGQHVEIFKPKIDTRYSDEDIVSHNENKIRSTAVSSPDEILLLSTGCDVVGIDEAQFFDERIVSIANQLANSGIRVVIAGLDMDFMGRPFGPMPNLMATAEYVTKVHAICKRTGNLANYSLRTSSNKELVQLGETDHYEAVSRKIFWEEINKK; via the coding sequence ATGTTTTTAGAAAATACAATTAACCACGCAAAGCAAAGTGGATGGATGGAAGTTATCTGTGGATCAATGTTTTCAGGTAAAACTGAAGAGTTAATCCGTAGGCTTCGTCGGGCAGAAATGGCAGGTCAACATGTAGAGATTTTTAAACCCAAAATAGATACTCGTTATTCTGATGAGGATATTGTCTCGCATAACGAAAACAAAATACGCAGTACAGCTGTTTCTTCTCCTGATGAAATCCTCCTTCTTAGTACAGGTTGTGATGTTGTAGGGATTGATGAAGCTCAATTTTTTGATGAAAGAATTGTAAGCATTGCCAACCAACTTGCAAATTCTGGGATAAGAGTAGTTATCGCTGGATTGGATATGGACTTTATGGGAAGGCCTTTTGGTCCTATGCCTAATCTTATGGCTACTGCAGAATATGTAACAAAAGTACATGCTATCTGTAAGCGTACAGGGAATTTGGCAAACTATTCGCTAAGAACTTCTTCTAATAAAGAATTAGTACAATTGGGAGAAACCGACCACTACGAAGCTGTAAGCCGGAAAATCTTCTGGGAAGAAATCAATAAAAAATGA
- a CDS encoding bifunctional UDP-N-acetylmuramoyl-tripeptide:D-alanyl-D-alanine ligase/alanine racemase, with the protein MKYSVKELAKITQATLQGNENLIIEQIIFDSRLIFSSVNNAFIALQTDKKSGEDYIKEAINKGIKVIICQHPIPEIKEITWLKTPDTLLFLRKLAQYHLQQLSLKTIGITGSNGKTIVKEWLYQCLWNEMKVVKSPKSFNSQLGLPLSILKAYSTDELGIFEVGISKPLEMQKQAEILSPEIGIFTHLGTAHSENFENQEEILEEKLQLFKNSKTIIYNGDSKITSKKIKELYPDKKLISYGLNKHNDILLEGDISQKEDFKIKINHQDYLEIPFTHRDNATFHNALAVIATLHELGISKEKILEKINNIRAVEMRMESVKGQRDNLIINDSYNLDLDSLKIALSTLQQYNNKAKKVLVLTDILDVKEEKDNLYTTVAQLVNEQKFNKIYLIGEEIVKYKNLFNTTTFTFDNIELLIKNKEFREINNSVILLKGARKFELESLIKELELQSHDTVLEVNLNAILHNIKVHKSFLKPETKMMAMVKAFSYGLGGYEIAEFLQHHNIDYLTVAYADEGAELRKNNITLPIMVMNPELNSYDTIIDFQLEPEIYSFKVLGLFIDSLKRKGIHEAYPIHIKLETGMHRLGFVKEDLDELLKIIHENNLRIASIFTHLSCADDPNEEEYTLGQIKTYTENSDYILSKIDYHPIRHCLNSPGIINYTQYQFDMVRIGIGMIGYTANPKIKPLLQNAVCFKTVITQIAPLHVGESLGYNRRFKAQKETQIATIAVGYADGIPRILSNGKGFVGIRGKLYPIQGNICMDMLMVDIGDAILQEGEEVIIFNGNPSLEKFAEYCQTIPYEVLTSISRRVKRIYIKD; encoded by the coding sequence ATGAAATATTCGGTAAAAGAATTAGCTAAAATTACTCAAGCTACCTTGCAAGGAAATGAGAATTTAATTATCGAGCAGATAATTTTTGATAGTAGATTGATTTTTTCATCGGTAAACAATGCCTTTATAGCTTTGCAAACCGATAAAAAATCTGGAGAGGATTACATTAAAGAAGCTATCAACAAAGGAATAAAAGTTATTATTTGCCAACATCCTATTCCTGAAATAAAAGAGATAACCTGGTTGAAAACTCCAGATACTTTACTTTTTTTAAGAAAGCTCGCACAGTACCACCTTCAACAATTATCATTAAAAACCATTGGTATCACAGGAAGTAATGGTAAAACTATTGTAAAAGAATGGCTGTACCAATGCTTATGGAATGAGATGAAAGTAGTAAAAAGCCCTAAGAGCTTTAACTCCCAATTGGGACTTCCTCTATCCATATTGAAAGCCTATTCTACTGATGAACTGGGGATTTTTGAAGTAGGGATTTCCAAACCTCTGGAAATGCAAAAACAAGCAGAAATACTTTCTCCAGAAATTGGAATTTTCACCCACTTAGGAACAGCTCACTCTGAAAATTTCGAAAATCAAGAAGAAATTTTAGAAGAAAAATTGCAACTTTTTAAAAATTCAAAAACCATTATCTATAATGGAGATTCTAAAATAACTTCTAAAAAAATAAAAGAGTTGTATCCTGATAAAAAGTTGATATCCTATGGTTTAAACAAACATAACGATATTTTACTTGAAGGTGATATTTCCCAAAAAGAAGATTTTAAAATCAAAATCAATCATCAGGATTATCTGGAAATTCCTTTTACCCATAGAGACAATGCTACCTTTCATAATGCTTTAGCTGTAATTGCTACCTTACATGAGTTGGGTATATCCAAAGAGAAAATTCTTGAAAAAATCAACAATATCCGAGCTGTTGAAATGAGAATGGAATCTGTAAAAGGACAAAGAGATAATCTTATTATTAACGATTCCTACAACCTAGATCTAGACTCTCTTAAAATTGCTCTAAGTACTTTGCAGCAATACAACAATAAAGCTAAAAAAGTATTAGTACTTACCGATATTCTGGATGTTAAAGAAGAAAAAGATAACCTCTATACCACTGTTGCTCAATTGGTAAATGAGCAAAAATTCAATAAAATTTATCTGATTGGTGAAGAAATTGTAAAGTATAAAAACTTATTCAACACTACAACTTTTACTTTCGATAATATTGAATTACTTATTAAAAATAAAGAATTTAGAGAAATAAACAATTCGGTAATTCTACTAAAAGGAGCTAGGAAATTTGAATTAGAAAGCCTAATCAAAGAACTCGAATTACAATCTCACGATACCGTATTGGAGGTAAACCTTAATGCCATACTGCATAATATTAAAGTTCATAAAAGTTTTCTAAAACCAGAAACCAAGATGATGGCTATGGTGAAAGCTTTTTCTTATGGATTAGGGGGGTATGAGATTGCAGAATTTCTTCAACATCACAATATCGATTATCTTACCGTAGCCTATGCTGATGAGGGAGCAGAGCTCAGAAAAAACAACATTACCCTACCGATTATGGTAATGAACCCTGAGTTAAATAGCTATGATACCATTATCGATTTCCAATTAGAACCAGAAATCTACAGTTTTAAAGTTCTAGGACTTTTTATTGATAGTCTTAAACGTAAAGGAATACATGAAGCTTACCCTATCCACATAAAGCTGGAAACAGGTATGCACCGATTAGGCTTTGTTAAAGAAGACTTAGATGAATTGCTTAAGATTATACATGAAAATAACCTCCGTATTGCAAGTATTTTCACCCATCTATCTTGTGCAGACGATCCTAATGAAGAAGAGTATACCCTTGGGCAAATTAAAACTTATACAGAGAATTCAGATTATATACTATCCAAAATAGATTATCATCCTATTCGCCATTGTCTTAATTCACCAGGAATTATCAACTATACCCAATATCAATTTGATATGGTAAGAATAGGTATTGGTATGATAGGATATACAGCAAACCCTAAAATTAAACCTTTACTTCAAAATGCAGTATGCTTTAAAACTGTTATTACCCAAATTGCTCCTCTCCACGTGGGTGAATCTTTAGGTTACAACAGAAGATTTAAAGCTCAGAAGGAAACCCAAATTGCTACTATTGCTGTAGGCTATGCAGATGGTATCCCAAGGATACTAAGTAACGGAAAAGGCTTTGTAGGAATACGAGGAAAACTATATCCTATACAAGGTAATATCTGTATGGATATGCTTATGGTAGATATTGGTGATGCCATATTGCAAGAAGGAGAAGAAGTTATTATCTTTAACGGAAATCCTAGCTTGGAAAAATTTGCAGAATATTGTCAAACAATTCCTTATGAAGTATTAACTTCCATCTCTAGAAGAGTAAAAAGAATTTATATAAAAGATTAA